In the Romeriopsis navalis LEGE 11480 genome, TCACCCATTTCCCAGCCATAATCGCCGCACCCAGAAACAATGCCGCTTTCAGCAAAGCCTCAACCACCGCAATCCCAATCATATCAGCGGGTTGGCTCAAAGCTGGCAGAACGGCCAGCATGACCCCCAAGCCCAGATCTTGAACAATCAAAATCGCCAGCATCACCTGACCAAAAGCCGTTTGGACTTCATTACGTTCGATCAGACTCTTCAGCACCACCGCCGTTGAGGAAAGGGAGAGCACGGCTCCCAAAAAAATCGCTTGCGGCAGACTATTGACCGCCCCCGTAAAATAGGCCAATCCCCCACCCAGCAGAATCGTACTGAGAATTTGCAACGTCCCCCCACCAAGGGCGATCGTTTTCATGCGGAGCAAATCTTTCAGCGAAAACTCAACACCCAGGGCAAACAGCAATAGCGCAACACCCACTTCGGCCAGGACTTGAATATCACCCTCTAAGGCCACCAAACCGAAACCGGCTGGCCCAACCGCAATGCCGCCAATTAAATAGCCAAGTAATACGGGTTGTCGTAAACGATTCGCAATAAAACCTCCAGCTGTTGCGGCACCTAGAACCGTTACCATTTCAACAATCAGTTTTAGTTCGCCAGACATAAGTTCCGAAGTGTCAAGAGTCTCCTCTATAAAGTAGCGCAGCTTGGCCCTAGCTTCCGTATGATCTCAAGTAGCAGTTGCGACCAATCAGACATTTTTGACACCGTCAAACGACATAATGCTGGGAAACCAGACCCAGAAAGCCCAGCAAAGGCGTTACATCTGTAATAAAGTCACCGACGACTCAAGCAAGTAAGGCAAACAGAGAAGCCAACAGGCGAGAAATCCTCAACGCTAAGCAAATTATGCGGGTTACCAAGACTGGCACAAATAATTTACCAATGCGGACATCAAGCAAGCAATAAAATCACTCAATTGCAATCAGGGGAGTTATTTCAATCAGAGTCTCCGATCAATATTGCCGGTCTTATCTGGAAAAATGCGGCAGCTATAGCATCAACCTAAATACGTGAAAACACGGTCGAAATAAAAATTACCTGAACGTTTTTTTACTCTCGAATATAATGACCCGGTTCAGCGTTGCCAACTAGCTTGGGACATCCAACTGGGTTAGTGTGCATTTATTCAGGGTGATACATCCGATCAAAGACATGAATTTACCAAATCTCAGGGGCAATTGGCGTTGGTTCGCTGTGTCAGCATCCGTCACAGCTTTACTTGTTTGGTGTCAACCGCTAGTTGCCGCCGCACAACTGCCACAGGGCAAAGTGCCCATCTTGAATACGCCAGTGCTGCATGCATTATCAAGCCATGGGCCGCGTTTACTGACAATCGGCTTGATTGCCGTAACAGCTTATTGTGCGGTGTTGGTTTCCAACCGGATTTTTGGCTTGCTCGATCGACGACGATTAACGATTCCTGGCTTTCCCGTGGCTTGGGCAAAGCCCACCGCCTTCGTTCTCAATATGGCGTTAGTTGGTGTCGCTCTAATCACCATATTGCCCTATCTGCCATGGGTTAACACATTAGCATTCCAAGGCGTTTCCTTATTCTTCAGCGTGTTATTTGCCTTAGGTTCAGTGACGATGATGAGCAATATCGTTGGTGGAATGACACTCATGTATGGCCGATCGTTTGCCGTGGGTGATCGGATTACGATCGCGGATTTAACCGGCGACGTGATTGAACAAACTTTATTAGTTACACGGCTCCGAACGCTCAGAAATCAAGTGATCACGGTGCCAAATAGTATTCTTGCCGCGAGTCAGATTACTCACGTTGGCCATTCGCGTTGGAGCGATGAGACACAGCCATTAGTCATTCATGCAACCATCAAGATCGGCTATCAAACTCCCTGGCGTCAAGTGCATACAGCTTTAATTGAGGCAGCACAGCAAACGTCAGAAATCTTGGAAACACCTGACCCCTTTGTGATGCAGACAGCATTAGATGAGGCTTATGTGCGTTATGAAATTAAGGCCTATACGGCACAGCCATTGCTAGCGGCTGAAATTCAGTCCGAGCTACACCAAAACATCCAGGATATCTGCAACGAAGCGGGAATTGAGTTAGTGGCTCCAGCCTATTCTGCGATGCGTGATGGTAACGATCCGGCAATGCCAGAGGAGTATTTCTCAATTAAAGATATCAAGCCCGGTGCGCGAGCTGGCTTTTCACGTCAATGGTTTGGCGCCTTAACCACCCAGAATTCAGCGGATGAGGAATCATTTGAAGCAGCGGATGAAGCAGTGGACGAGGAAGAACTTGAACTTGAGGCTGAGTTTGAAGCAGAAGAGGCTGAGTTTGAAGCAGAAACAGAATTTACATCGGAGCTAGAAGACACAGCTGACGCGGAAGTTGATGATGAATTTGAGGTTGAAGCGGAATTTTCACTTGAAGCAGCAGCCGATGATGATGGAGAAGTAGATGACGAAGAGGCTGAATTAGATCAGGAAAATGAACTGGAGGAAGAGCAAGTCCTCGTTGGCGTATAAACGCAACAGGATTGAGCCAGAGTAATTTGAAAAAGCGGGAGGCATCTAACTTGAGATGCCTCCCGCTTTTTCCAGCGCACCGCTAAAGGCGATGTGAGCGACACAACAGAAGGGGCTGAAAGCAACTCGGAAGATCGCGATAGTTTTCGGAAGAATAGGCAAGACAGGCAAGATTTTGGTTCATTATGCTCAAGGCAGATTCTGGGAATGGGAAGGTCGAAATGCCGTTATGACAGTTAGCAGTGTTTTAGCGCTATTTGGTGCCATGGTCGTTTTGGCCGCACTCCCGAGTATGAGTGTTTTGACAGTCGTATCGCGATCGATTTCCGCTGGATTGCTGCATGGCGCAATGACGGCGATCGGGATTGTCCTCGGGGATATTCTGTTTATCGTTTTCGCCATTTATGGCCTATCGGCGATCGCAATCGCGATGGGCAGCGTTTTCATGGGACTGAAATATCTTGGAGCCGCTTATCTCATTTGGTTAGGCATGAGTTTATTGCGCGCTAAATCCGCATCAGTCGAAATCGAAACAACCACCGCCGCATCTTGGGTAGCGAGCCTCTTGAGTGGATTGCTGATTACAGTCGGTGATCAAAAGGCAGTTTTGTTTTATATGGGATTTCTGCCCGCGTTTCTTGACTTATCTCAAGTCTCGATTGCCGATACAGGGATACTGATTGCAACCACAACAATTGCAGTTGGTGGAGTCAAAATAGTTTATGCCGTGATGGCCGATCGTGCGCGATCCCTCTTTCGCAGAAATAG is a window encoding:
- a CDS encoding mechanosensitive ion channel family protein, whose protein sequence is MSASVTALLVWCQPLVAAAQLPQGKVPILNTPVLHALSSHGPRLLTIGLIAVTAYCAVLVSNRIFGLLDRRRLTIPGFPVAWAKPTAFVLNMALVGVALITILPYLPWVNTLAFQGVSLFFSVLFALGSVTMMSNIVGGMTLMYGRSFAVGDRITIADLTGDVIEQTLLVTRLRTLRNQVITVPNSILAASQITHVGHSRWSDETQPLVIHATIKIGYQTPWRQVHTALIEAAQQTSEILETPDPFVMQTALDEAYVRYEIKAYTAQPLLAAEIQSELHQNIQDICNEAGIELVAPAYSAMRDGNDPAMPEEYFSIKDIKPGARAGFSRQWFGALTTQNSADEESFEAADEAVDEEELELEAEFEAEEAEFEAETEFTSELEDTADAEVDDEFEVEAEFSLEAAADDDGEVDDEEAELDQENELEEEQVLVGV
- a CDS encoding LysE family translocator, with product MTVSSVLALFGAMVVLAALPSMSVLTVVSRSISAGLLHGAMTAIGIVLGDILFIVFAIYGLSAIAIAMGSVFMGLKYLGAAYLIWLGMSLLRAKSASVEIETTTAASWVASLLSGLLITVGDQKAVLFYMGFLPAFLDLSQVSIADTGILIATTTIAVGGVKIVYAVMADRARSLFRRNRLLQGINYLAGAIMIGTGIGLIIGAHG